From the genome of Segatella hominis, one region includes:
- the mfd gene encoding transcription-repair coupling factor yields MTIQEIENIYGRSSQTKALLDLLGKKQIKMISLKGLVCSSAPIFFASVYQQLGKTVLFVLDDADEAGYFYHDLTQMMGQENVFFFPSSYRRAIKYGQKDAANEILRTEVLARLSQNRNLFIVSYPDALAELVVTKKKLDERILKLSVSQEIALSNIVHTLRDFGFEETDYVYEPGQFAVRGSILDVYSYSCEFPFRIDFFGDEIDSIRTFDVESQLSKVKRECIEIVPELSSLESEKQPIFSFLGEDTIVVMKDFVFFHDRIEQIYHDGFSAQSLTEQLEGATEMEAEQIRQRMKKELNLCTTTQLKEGLAERVRIEMGHVDKNPNALEGEGKSSACIHFNIQPQPLFHKNFELLAKTLEDYLLQKYTLYILADSQKQQQRLKDIFDSEDLQRYQISFVPVDKTIHEGFVDSDKKCCFFTDHQIFDRFHKYNLRSDSARAGKMALTMKELQEMEPGDFIVHVDFGIGKFGGLVRVPTGESYQEMIRIVYKNNDKVDVSIHSLYKISKYRSADTGEPPRLSTLGTGAWDRMKEKAKKRIKDIARDLIKLYAKRRREKGYAFSLDGYLQHELEASFLYEDTPDQNKATMEVKADMESSRPMDRLVCGDVGFGKTEVAIRAAFKAACDSKQVAVLVPTTVLAFQHYQTFKSRLEGMPVRVEYLSRARSAKETRQILADLKDGKIDILIGTHKLISKSVVWKDLGLLIIDEEQKFGVSTKEKLRQMKVNVDTLTMSATPIPRTLQFSLMGARDMSIMRTPPPNRYPIHTELTCFSSEVIADAINFEMSRNGQVYFVNDRISKLQEIKLLIEKHVPDCRVVIGHGQMKPEELEKIIMGFINYDYDVLLSTTIVENGIDISNANTIIINDAHHFGLSDLHQMRGRVGRSNKKAFCYLLAPPKSVLTTEARRRLEALETFSDLGSGFNLAMQDLDIRGAGNLLGSEQSGFMEDLGYETYQKILSQAVTELKNEEFNDLYQEDLDQGKVLTGDDFVDDCSVESDLEMYFPDSYVPGSSERMLLYRELDCIENDDDLAAYKKRLIDRFGPVPHEAEELMHVVTLRRLGKRMGCEKMMLKQNVLQLQFVSNVQSPFYRSVMFSKVLDYVTKHVRMCNLKEKSNKRYLRISGIKSVEQAVSILNDIEQ; encoded by the coding sequence TTTATCGCAAAATAGAAATTTATTTATAGTTTCTTATCCTGATGCCTTGGCAGAATTGGTTGTTACCAAAAAGAAACTGGATGAGCGCATACTTAAACTTTCTGTTTCTCAAGAGATTGCCTTGAGCAATATTGTGCATACGCTGAGAGATTTTGGCTTTGAGGAGACTGATTATGTTTATGAACCAGGACAATTTGCTGTCCGTGGTAGTATCCTGGATGTATATTCTTATAGCTGCGAATTTCCTTTCCGTATAGATTTCTTCGGAGATGAGATCGATTCCATCCGTACCTTCGATGTGGAAAGTCAGTTGTCGAAAGTCAAGAGGGAATGTATAGAAATCGTGCCTGAATTATCTTCTCTTGAAAGTGAAAAACAACCGATATTTTCTTTTTTGGGTGAGGATACAATTGTTGTCATGAAGGATTTCGTCTTTTTTCATGATCGTATCGAACAGATTTATCATGATGGTTTCTCGGCTCAAAGTTTGACTGAACAGCTGGAAGGGGCTACAGAAATGGAGGCTGAGCAAATCAGACAGCGGATGAAGAAAGAGTTGAATCTCTGTACTACGACTCAGTTGAAAGAGGGATTGGCGGAAAGAGTGCGCATAGAAATGGGGCATGTGGATAAAAATCCAAATGCTTTGGAGGGAGAAGGTAAGTCTTCTGCTTGCATTCATTTTAATATCCAGCCACAACCTTTATTCCATAAGAATTTTGAGTTGTTGGCTAAAACTCTTGAGGATTATCTTCTTCAGAAATATACTTTATATATTTTAGCTGACAGTCAGAAACAGCAGCAAAGATTGAAGGATATTTTTGATAGTGAAGATTTGCAACGTTATCAGATTTCTTTTGTTCCTGTAGATAAAACCATTCACGAAGGGTTTGTGGATTCTGACAAAAAATGCTGTTTCTTTACAGATCATCAGATTTTTGACCGTTTTCATAAATACAATTTGCGTTCTGATTCTGCTCGTGCTGGTAAAATGGCGCTTACGATGAAAGAGTTGCAGGAAATGGAACCGGGCGACTTTATCGTACATGTGGATTTTGGAATCGGTAAGTTTGGCGGCTTGGTTCGTGTTCCTACTGGTGAAAGCTATCAGGAAATGATACGCATCGTCTATAAGAATAACGATAAAGTGGATGTTTCTATCCATTCGCTCTATAAAATCAGCAAATATAGAAGTGCCGATACCGGTGAACCTCCTCGTCTTTCTACCTTAGGTACTGGTGCCTGGGATAGGATGAAGGAAAAGGCAAAGAAACGTATCAAGGATATAGCACGCGACCTGATTAAGTTGTATGCTAAGCGTCGTCGTGAAAAGGGCTATGCTTTTAGTCTGGATGGATATTTGCAGCATGAGTTGGAGGCGTCTTTCCTCTATGAAGATACGCCTGACCAGAATAAGGCTACCATGGAGGTGAAGGCTGATATGGAAAGTTCCCGCCCTATGGACAGACTGGTGTGTGGAGATGTTGGCTTCGGAAAAACGGAGGTAGCCATTCGTGCGGCCTTTAAAGCTGCTTGTGACAGTAAACAGGTGGCAGTACTGGTTCCTACTACCGTTTTGGCATTTCAGCATTATCAGACATTCAAGTCGCGTCTTGAGGGAATGCCTGTGAGGGTAGAATATTTGAGCCGTGCCCGATCTGCAAAGGAAACCCGACAGATTTTGGCTGACTTAAAGGATGGTAAAATAGACATTTTGATAGGTACGCATAAATTGATTTCCAAATCGGTTGTATGGAAAGATTTAGGTTTGCTCATTATTGATGAGGAACAGAAGTTTGGAGTAAGTACAAAGGAGAAACTGCGCCAGATGAAGGTCAACGTGGATACGCTGACCATGAGTGCTACGCCTATTCCTCGTACCCTCCAGTTCTCGCTGATGGGAGCAAGAGATATGAGTATCATGCGTACACCGCCACCTAACCGTTATCCGATCCATACGGAGCTGACCTGTTTTTCTTCAGAAGTGATTGCTGATGCCATCAATTTTGAAATGAGTCGTAATGGACAGGTGTATTTTGTCAATGATCGGATTTCTAAACTTCAGGAGATTAAACTCCTGATAGAGAAACATGTACCTGATTGTCGAGTTGTCATCGGACATGGCCAGATGAAGCCTGAGGAGTTGGAAAAGATTATCATGGGCTTTATCAACTATGACTATGATGTGCTGCTTTCTACAACCATTGTGGAAAATGGTATCGATATTTCCAATGCCAATACGATCATAATCAATGATGCGCATCATTTCGGCTTAAGTGATCTGCACCAGATGAGAGGACGAGTTGGCAGAAGTAACAAAAAGGCGTTTTGCTATTTGTTGGCACCCCCTAAAAGCGTACTTACAACTGAGGCTCGGAGACGCTTGGAGGCTTTGGAAACTTTCAGTGACTTGGGAAGTGGATTTAATCTTGCCATGCAGGATTTAGATATTCGTGGAGCAGGTAACTTGTTGGGTTCAGAACAGAGTGGTTTCATGGAAGATTTGGGATATGAAACCTATCAGAAGATCTTGTCGCAGGCTGTGACCGAGTTGAAGAATGAAGAATTCAATGATTTGTATCAGGAAGACTTGGATCAAGGTAAGGTGCTCACGGGTGACGACTTTGTAGATGACTGTTCTGTGGAGAGCGACTTGGAGATGTATTTCCCTGATTCGTATGTTCCTGGTAGTAGTGAACGAATGCTTTTATATCGGGAGTTGGATTGTATAGAGAATGATGATGATCTGGCTGCTTATAAAAAGCGATTGATTGACCGTTTCGGTCCTGTGCCTCATGAGGCCGAAGAACTGATGCATGTGGTCACCCTGCGTAGATTGGGCAAGCGTATGGGATGCGAGAAGATGATGCTGAAGCAAAATGTTCTTCAATTACAGTTTGTGAGCAATGTGCAGAGTCCTTTTTACAGGAGTGTCATGTTCTCTAAGGTGTTGGATTATGTAACCAAACATGTGAGGATGTGCAACTTGAAAGAGAAAAGCAACAAGCGCTACTTGCGTATTTCTGGTATCAAGAGTGTAGAGCAAGCTGTATCTATATTGAATGATATTGAGCAATAA